The Chryseobacterium sp. 52 genome includes a region encoding these proteins:
- the clpB gene encoding ATP-dependent chaperone ClpB, with the protein MNLNQYTVKSQEAIQAAQQTAMEFGNQSIEPQHILEGIFQVDENISPFLLKKSEADANLVRERNRENIEKLPKVQGGNIYLSQSANKVLLDAPNIAKKMGDEYVTIEHLWLSLLETGSEASKILKDMGVTKNLLEGAIKELRKGTKATSASSEETYQSLNKYAKNFNELAAEGKLDPVIGRDEEIRRVLQILSRRTKNNPILIGEPGVGKTAIAEGIAHRIISGDIPENLMDKTLYSLDMGALIAGAKYKGEFEERLKSVINEVTKSDGQIILFIDEIHTLVGAGGGEGAMDAANILKPALARGELRAIGATTLNEYQKYFEKDKALERRFQKVMVEEPDTESAISILRGIKDKYEAHHKVRIKDEAIIAAVEMSQRYISDRFLPDKAIDLIDEASAKLRMEINSKPEELDVLDRRLMQLEIELAAISREGNQTKIDHLKEDISKISEERNEINAKWLKEKQKSEDLTQIKKDIESLKLEAEKASRAGDYAKVAEIQYGKIKEKEDALQKLELEMQNHQNELIKEEVTSENISEVIAKWTGIPVTKLIQSEREKLLSLEAELHHRVVGQDEAIGAVADAIRRNRAGLSDDKKPIGSFLFLGTTGVGKTELAKALAEYLFDDENNMTRIDMSEYQERHSVSRLVGAPPGYVGYDEGGQLTEAVRRRPYSVILLDEIEKAHPDVFNTLLQVLDDGRLTDNKGRVVNFKNSIIIMTSNLGSHLIQENFENITEENQDQIVSKTKDEVFDLLKQTLRPEFLNRIDEVVLFQPLNKKEIGKIVQYQLRGYNDMLAKRNIIMTATQDAVDYLMNKGYDPSFGARPLKRVIQQEVLNKLSREILAGTVNDGDRITLDYFEETGLVFRPTDQ; encoded by the coding sequence ATGAACTTAAACCAATATACTGTAAAATCACAAGAAGCCATTCAGGCAGCCCAACAGACTGCTATGGAATTTGGCAATCAGAGTATTGAGCCACAACATATACTTGAAGGTATTTTTCAGGTAGATGAGAACATATCACCATTTTTACTGAAAAAATCTGAAGCGGATGCCAATCTGGTAAGAGAACGCAACCGTGAAAATATTGAAAAGCTTCCAAAAGTTCAGGGAGGAAACATTTATCTTTCCCAGTCCGCAAACAAAGTCTTATTGGATGCTCCGAACATTGCAAAAAAAATGGGCGATGAATATGTCACTATTGAGCATTTATGGTTATCATTACTGGAAACCGGTTCTGAGGCCTCAAAAATATTAAAAGATATGGGAGTCACCAAAAATCTTTTGGAAGGCGCTATCAAAGAATTAAGAAAAGGAACTAAAGCTACGTCTGCAAGTTCAGAAGAGACTTACCAATCCTTAAATAAATATGCTAAAAACTTCAACGAATTAGCAGCAGAAGGAAAACTGGACCCGGTAATCGGGCGTGACGAGGAGATCAGAAGAGTGCTTCAGATTCTTTCGAGAAGAACTAAAAATAACCCGATCCTTATCGGCGAGCCGGGTGTAGGTAAAACAGCAATTGCCGAAGGCATCGCGCACCGTATTATTTCAGGTGATATTCCTGAAAATCTGATGGACAAGACTTTGTATTCACTGGATATGGGAGCGTTAATTGCCGGAGCAAAATATAAAGGTGAATTTGAAGAAAGGTTAAAATCTGTAATTAATGAAGTCACAAAATCTGACGGACAGATCATTCTTTTCATTGACGAAATCCACACTTTGGTGGGAGCCGGAGGTGGTGAAGGTGCTATGGATGCGGCCAATATTCTTAAACCCGCTTTAGCAAGAGGAGAATTAAGAGCGATTGGCGCCACTACTTTGAATGAATACCAGAAGTATTTTGAAAAAGACAAAGCACTGGAAAGACGTTTCCAGAAAGTAATGGTAGAAGAGCCTGACACAGAATCTGCAATTTCGATTCTGAGAGGTATTAAAGATAAATATGAAGCTCATCATAAAGTAAGAATCAAAGATGAAGCAATCATTGCGGCAGTAGAAATGTCCCAAAGATATATTTCAGACCGGTTTTTACCGGATAAGGCCATTGACCTTATCGATGAAGCTTCTGCTAAACTGAGAATGGAGATCAATTCAAAACCTGAAGAGCTGGATGTGTTAGACAGAAGGTTAATGCAGCTGGAAATTGAATTGGCAGCTATTTCAAGGGAAGGTAACCAAACGAAGATTGATCATTTGAAAGAAGATATTTCAAAAATTTCTGAGGAAAGAAATGAGATCAATGCGAAATGGCTGAAAGAGAAACAAAAATCCGAGGATTTAACTCAGATCAAAAAAGATATTGAATCTCTTAAACTGGAAGCAGAGAAAGCCTCACGGGCTGGAGATTATGCGAAAGTTGCAGAAATTCAGTATGGAAAAATAAAGGAAAAAGAAGATGCTTTGCAAAAACTTGAACTGGAGATGCAAAACCATCAGAATGAATTAATTAAGGAAGAGGTAACTTCTGAAAACATCTCTGAAGTGATAGCAAAATGGACAGGAATTCCTGTAACCAAGCTTATCCAGTCTGAAAGAGAAAAATTATTAAGTCTTGAAGCTGAGCTTCACCACCGTGTTGTTGGCCAAGATGAAGCTATCGGAGCGGTAGCAGATGCTATCAGAAGAAACAGAGCGGGATTAAGTGATGATAAAAAACCTATCGGATCGTTCTTATTCTTAGGAACAACCGGTGTTGGTAAAACTGAGCTGGCAAAAGCACTGGCAGAATATTTATTCGATGATGAGAATAATATGACAAGGATCGATATGAGTGAATATCAGGAAAGACACAGTGTTTCCCGATTGGTAGGCGCTCCTCCGGGATATGTAGGGTATGATGAAGGCGGACAACTGACGGAAGCGGTAAGAAGAAGACCTTATTCGGTGATTCTTCTGGATGAAATTGAAAAAGCCCACCCAGATGTTTTCAATACACTGCTACAGGTTTTAGATGACGGACGTCTGACTGACAATAAAGGACGTGTTGTCAACTTTAAGAATTCTATCATCATTATGACCTCTAATTTAGGTTCACACCTTATTCAGGAGAATTTTGAAAATATTACAGAAGAGAATCAGGATCAGATTGTCAGCAAAACGAAAGATGAAGTCTTTGACCTTCTGAAGCAGACACTGCGTCCGGAGTTCCTGAACAGAATTGATGAAGTGGTATTATTCCAGCCTTTAAACAAAAAAGAAATCGGGAAAATTGTTCAGTATCAGTTGAGAGGTTATAATGATATGCTTGCTAAGCGAAACATTATTATGACTGCAACTCAGGATGCGGTAGATTATCTGATGAATAAAGGGTATGATCCTTCTTTCGGAGCGAGGCCACTGAAAAGAGTGATCCAGCAGGAAGTGTTAAATAAATTATCCAGAGAGATTCTTGCAGGAACGGTAAATGACGGCGACAGAATCACTTTAGATTATTTCGAAGAAACCGGTTTGGTTTTCAGACCGACAGATCAATAA
- a CDS encoding zinc metalloprotease yields MKKAVLGVLITLFVSCNNETENLATENANTDQPVMADKGIAICGSDVVRQKFLSENPDAAQRMFQIENNTAAFIEQKNMGKVLPDGSVEIPVIFNVLYTNTTNNVSDARINSQIDVLNKAFASTHANVSNIPAAFQPLNAGDTKIKFRLVQINRKSTTTSNWAPDDKMKKTTTGGINATDPTKYLNIWVVNYMPYQTGYVLGYATFPESAGLWNDGVVMMDEYVGEGGPVATHNKGRVTVHEVGHYLNLRHIWGDANCGNDFVDDTPQQITLHRGVPSYPKNETCGGVSRSVMFMNYMDYSDETTLFMFTKKQNDRMQASISANGPRAGLRLL; encoded by the coding sequence ATGAAAAAAGCAGTATTAGGAGTATTGATTACTCTTTTCGTCTCGTGTAACAACGAAACCGAAAATCTCGCCACAGAAAATGCCAACACAGATCAACCTGTTATGGCAGACAAAGGAATAGCCATTTGCGGCTCAGATGTTGTGAGACAGAAATTCCTTTCAGAGAATCCTGACGCAGCTCAGCGTATGTTTCAGATAGAAAACAACACCGCTGCATTCATTGAGCAAAAGAACATGGGTAAAGTTTTACCTGACGGAAGTGTTGAAATTCCTGTAATTTTCAATGTTCTGTACACCAATACCACCAACAATGTCTCGGATGCAAGAATAAATTCTCAGATTGATGTTCTGAACAAAGCTTTTGCTTCAACGCATGCCAATGTTTCTAATATCCCTGCAGCATTTCAGCCTTTAAATGCAGGCGATACAAAGATCAAATTCAGATTGGTACAAATCAACAGAAAATCGACCACAACATCCAACTGGGCTCCTGATGACAAAATGAAAAAAACAACGACAGGAGGGATCAATGCTACAGACCCAACCAAATATCTAAACATCTGGGTAGTCAATTACATGCCTTACCAGACAGGATATGTTTTAGGATATGCCACTTTCCCTGAATCTGCAGGTCTTTGGAATGACGGTGTTGTCATGATGGATGAGTATGTAGGTGAAGGCGGACCGGTTGCCACGCATAATAAAGGAAGAGTTACCGTACACGAAGTAGGACATTACCTGAACCTTAGACACATCTGGGGAGACGCTAATTGCGGAAATGACTTTGTAGACGACACACCTCAACAGATAACACTTCACAGAGGAGTTCCGTCTTATCCTAAAAATGAAACTTGTGGCGGAGTATCCCGCTCTGTAATGTTTATGAATTATATGGACTATTCTGATGAAACCACTTTATTCATGTTTACGAAAAAACAGAACGACAGAATGCAGGCTTCTATTTCAGCTAACGGTCCAAGAGCAGGACTGAGACTATTGTAA
- a CDS encoding sensor histidine kinase, with product MGKTELIITIILFNIFFVLFVAAVMVYIRKYKQRKREYINEIEVKNEIHKREILATQLEIQQATMQQIGRELHDNIGQKLTLVSLYTQQLLYENRVPEVSERIDQVSQIINQSLQDLRSLSKTLTDDNINQKEIVTLIQEEVDNTNTFKRCHVTFEHNFKQLDLGFVHKNVLLRITQEFIQNSIKHASCKNIFINLTTSEDILWELTLKDDGVGFDSTKTKSNGIGLTNMKNRAAIIGADFSFESIENTGTTLNIILKKQP from the coding sequence ATGGGGAAAACGGAGCTCATAATAACTATTATTTTATTCAACATTTTCTTTGTGTTGTTTGTAGCTGCTGTCATGGTATACATCAGAAAATACAAGCAACGCAAAAGAGAATATATAAATGAAATTGAAGTAAAGAATGAAATTCACAAGCGGGAAATCCTCGCCACTCAGCTTGAAATTCAGCAGGCTACTATGCAACAGATCGGACGTGAGCTTCACGACAATATCGGTCAGAAACTGACGCTGGTAAGTCTGTACACCCAACAGCTTCTCTACGAAAACAGGGTTCCGGAAGTAAGCGAAAGAATCGATCAGGTTTCTCAGATTATCAACCAGTCACTTCAGGACCTGAGAAGTCTTTCAAAAACACTGACTGACGACAATATCAACCAAAAGGAAATTGTCACTCTGATTCAGGAAGAAGTAGACAATACCAATACTTTCAAAAGATGCCATGTCACTTTTGAACACAATTTTAAACAGCTCGATCTGGGTTTTGTTCACAAAAATGTGCTCCTCAGAATTACCCAGGAATTTATTCAGAACAGCATCAAGCATGCCAGCTGTAAAAATATTTTTATCAACCTGACCACTTCTGAAGATATCCTTTGGGAGCTTACTCTTAAGGATGACGGTGTCGGATTTGACAGTACTAAAACAAAATCCAACGGCATCGGCCTGACGAACATGAAAAACAGAGCGGCCATCATAGGAGCTGATTTCAGCTTCGAGAGCATTGAAAACACAGGAACTACACTCAATATTATTCTAAAAAAACAGCCATGA
- a CDS encoding response regulator transcription factor, which yields MKKTIVIVDDHILIAKALEGIIDNFNEFEVIYVCENGKDLIEKFENNEKIPDIVLLDISMPIMDGFETAAWITQNHPAIKVMALSMQGDDNSVIKMIKNGAKGYLLKNTHPKDLETALTKLNSDGFFYPEWASKIIFSNLNKDKETENAIRISDREREFLKYTVTELSYKEIADRMCCSPRTVESYRDQLCDKLDLKTRVGLAVFAIKNGFAG from the coding sequence ATGAAAAAAACAATAGTGATTGTTGACGACCATATTCTTATTGCTAAAGCATTAGAAGGGATCATTGATAATTTTAATGAATTCGAAGTAATTTACGTATGTGAGAACGGGAAAGATCTGATTGAAAAGTTTGAAAATAACGAAAAAATTCCGGACATCGTCCTGCTGGATATCAGTATGCCGATCATGGACGGTTTTGAGACCGCAGCCTGGATTACCCAAAATCATCCGGCCATCAAAGTAATGGCTCTCAGTATGCAGGGTGATGACAACAGCGTCATTAAAATGATTAAAAACGGTGCCAAAGGATATTTACTGAAAAACACCCATCCCAAGGATCTGGAAACCGCATTAACGAAATTAAATTCAGATGGATTCTTCTATCCGGAATGGGCTTCCAAAATCATATTCTCTAACCTGAACAAAGACAAGGAAACAGAAAATGCAATAAGAATCTCTGACCGTGAAAGAGAATTCCTGAAATACACCGTAACAGAGCTGAGTTACAAAGAAATTGCAGACAGAATGTGTTGCAGTCCAAGAACGGTAGAAAGTTACCGTGATCAGCTGTGTGATAAATTAGATCTGAAAACACGGGTAGGACTGGCTGTTTTTGCTATTAAAAATGGTTTTGCAGGTTAA
- a CDS encoding zinc metalloprotease, protein MKKLLFGALVLSFMSACNNDNISNQEDISQDPGTPSSLLSSKRACPSDLIREKALKNDPALRARFDANELQSENFSRDIMMGKVLADGTVEIPVVFNVIYSTTAQNVSDAKIAEQIAVLNADYGATNSDITKIPSAFQSSAAGDVKIRFKLVATNRKQNSKSAWRSDLEEMKKTTTGGINATDATKNMNIWVVNSILDENNQPGTLGYAYYPESAGLWYDGLVIGYQYIGKTGASAPFNLGRTVTHEVGHYLNLPHLWGSSNAGCQTDYSNDTPTSPGPNYGTPSYPLNRVCGGVSRSQMFMNYMDYVDDKAMFMFSANQKTRMQAVVAAAGPRAGLR, encoded by the coding sequence ATGAAAAAACTATTATTCGGAGCTCTCGTTCTGAGCTTCATGTCTGCCTGTAACAATGATAATATTTCCAACCAGGAAGATATATCTCAAGATCCAGGCACTCCTTCCAGTCTTTTGTCATCAAAGAGAGCATGCCCTTCTGATCTTATAAGAGAAAAGGCTCTTAAAAACGATCCGGCATTAAGAGCCAGATTTGATGCCAATGAATTACAGTCAGAAAATTTCTCGAGAGACATTATGATGGGCAAAGTACTTGCAGACGGAACTGTTGAAATCCCGGTTGTTTTCAACGTGATCTACAGTACTACCGCTCAAAATGTTTCTGATGCAAAAATTGCAGAACAAATCGCAGTATTGAATGCAGACTATGGTGCTACTAATTCTGATATCACTAAAATACCATCCGCATTTCAGTCTTCTGCAGCAGGTGACGTGAAAATCCGTTTCAAACTGGTTGCCACTAACCGTAAGCAAAATTCAAAATCAGCATGGAGATCTGATCTGGAAGAAATGAAAAAAACGACTACCGGAGGAATCAATGCAACTGATGCTACTAAAAACATGAATATCTGGGTGGTAAATTCTATCCTTGATGAGAATAATCAGCCTGGAACATTAGGGTATGCCTATTATCCTGAATCTGCAGGATTATGGTATGACGGTCTTGTGATAGGTTACCAGTATATTGGAAAAACAGGTGCTTCTGCTCCGTTTAATTTAGGGAGAACCGTTACACATGAAGTGGGTCACTATTTAAACCTACCTCACCTTTGGGGATCATCAAATGCAGGCTGTCAGACAGATTACTCTAATGACACTCCTACATCTCCTGGCCCTAATTACGGAACACCATCATATCCGTTAAACAGAGTTTGCGGAGGGGTAAGCCGTTCTCAAATGTTCATGAATTACATGGATTATGTAGATGACAAAGCGATGTTTATGTTCTCTGCCAATCAAAAGACAAGAATGCAGGCCGTAGTTGCTGCAGCTGGTCCAAGAGCCGGATTAAGATAA
- a CDS encoding M1 family metallopeptidase: MKRFLYALIATVAIQQVSAQELYMPRNIKNAYEKGTRDISGAPGKNYWQNKGVYNVEVKVDAATKMVSGKETITYTNNSPNELSDLAIRFVNNLHKPQSPRSGSVSKDFLSSGLHIKSFIVNGDKYTINSDDWGTVEKVKLNKALKAGSKAEVKIEWEYPLSVQSGREGQIDPETFYVAYSFPRISVYDDYNGWDMLPHSDRQEFYNDFNDYNFAISAPKNFVVWATGDFLNPDAVLQPEYLKRYKASLKSDKVMHIATEQEMKSGKVTKPNKWNVWKFKASHITDFCFALSNHYVWDAASVQLKTKRTSVQSGYKSGAKDFEQYVDWMRYNLDWFSKKWPGVEYPYNVMTAIQGYADMEYPMMINDTSIPDDLRDARLTADHEIAHTYFPFYMGINETRYAFMDEGWATTLEYLIGIDENGEAAAKEFYKNFRVKKWIKDPSAEQDQPIITMSTQVSGAGYGNNSYVKASLSYLALKDYLGDDLFKKALLHYMDNWNGKHPVPWDYFNSMNTGSGKNLNWFFQNWFYTNNYIDLKITRASQLNDLLTVNVDNVGGFAIPFDAVLNYEDGTVEKLHFSPGLWEKNQKQTDLTVPIKKKVKSVMLDGDIFMDYTPENNVRTL; encoded by the coding sequence ATGAAACGATTTCTTTATGCCCTGATAGCGACTGTTGCCATACAGCAGGTCTCAGCTCAGGAGCTGTATATGCCGAGAAATATTAAAAATGCCTATGAAAAAGGAACCCGGGATATTTCCGGTGCTCCGGGCAAAAATTACTGGCAGAATAAAGGAGTTTACAATGTAGAAGTGAAAGTAGATGCTGCAACCAAAATGGTTTCGGGGAAAGAAACCATCACATACACGAATAACAGCCCGAATGAACTTAGTGATTTAGCTATCAGATTTGTGAATAACCTTCATAAACCACAGTCTCCCAGATCAGGTTCCGTCTCTAAAGATTTCCTGTCTTCAGGTCTTCATATTAAATCTTTTATCGTAAACGGGGATAAGTATACAATAAACAGCGACGACTGGGGAACGGTAGAAAAAGTAAAGCTTAATAAAGCGCTTAAAGCCGGATCCAAAGCCGAAGTGAAAATAGAATGGGAATATCCGCTTTCTGTACAGAGCGGAAGGGAAGGGCAGATAGATCCTGAAACTTTTTATGTTGCCTATTCTTTCCCGAGAATTTCCGTGTATGACGATTACAATGGATGGGATATGCTTCCTCATTCTGACAGACAGGAGTTTTATAATGACTTTAATGATTATAATTTCGCGATCTCTGCTCCAAAGAATTTTGTAGTTTGGGCTACCGGAGATTTTCTGAATCCTGATGCTGTACTTCAGCCGGAATATCTGAAAAGATATAAAGCTTCTTTAAAAAGTGATAAAGTAATGCATATTGCTACAGAGCAGGAAATGAAATCCGGAAAAGTAACCAAACCGAATAAGTGGAATGTCTGGAAATTCAAAGCCAGCCATATTACAGATTTCTGTTTTGCGTTAAGCAATCACTACGTTTGGGATGCGGCTAGTGTTCAGTTAAAAACAAAAAGAACCAGTGTGCAGTCCGGATATAAGAGCGGAGCGAAAGATTTCGAGCAATATGTAGACTGGATGCGTTATAATCTGGACTGGTTTTCCAAAAAATGGCCGGGTGTGGAATATCCTTATAATGTCATGACTGCTATTCAGGGATATGCTGATATGGAATATCCAATGATGATTAATGATACCAGTATCCCTGACGATCTTCGCGATGCAAGACTTACGGCAGACCACGAGATTGCGCATACCTATTTCCCTTTTTATATGGGAATCAACGAAACCCGTTATGCGTTTATGGACGAAGGCTGGGCAACAACACTGGAATATCTGATCGGGATTGATGAAAACGGTGAAGCTGCTGCAAAAGAATTTTATAAAAACTTTAGGGTTAAAAAGTGGATTAAAGATCCTTCTGCTGAACAGGATCAGCCGATTATTACCATGAGCACGCAGGTAAGCGGTGCCGGATATGGAAATAATTCCTACGTAAAAGCTTCCCTGTCTTACCTTGCTTTGAAAGACTACTTAGGAGATGATTTGTTCAAAAAAGCGCTTCTGCATTATATGGATAACTGGAATGGAAAGCATCCTGTGCCGTGGGATTATTTTAATTCTATGAATACAGGTTCCGGTAAAAATCTGAACTGGTTCTTTCAAAACTGGTTTTATACCAATAATTATATTGATTTAAAAATAACCCGTGCTTCTCAGCTTAATGATCTTCTGACAGTGAATGTAGATAATGTAGGCGGATTTGCGATTCCTTTTGACGCTGTTTTAAATTATGAAGACGGGACTGTTGAAAAACTTCACTTTTCGCCCGGGCTTTGGGAAAAAAATCAAAAGCAGACGGATCTTACGGTTCCTATCAAGAAGAAAGTTAAATCTGTGATGTTAGATGGAGATATCTTTATGGATTATACCCCTGAAAATAATGTCAGAACTTTATAG
- a CDS encoding outer membrane beta-barrel family protein, which produces MEGTIVNSQNEKLSLVSVEVYSSQNILLKTLITNENGGFTLENISEKSVKLIIKDLEYAQLEKEVNLEEQSQTLNIVLKREVQDIQEVVVTKQKPLVKRKIDRLEFNVENSNISSLNAWEILKKTPGVTASNDVLAIKGSQSILVTINDKKVMLTGDELKNLLENTQGDEVKSVEVITNPPAKYEASGSAVLNIVMKKNKIEGYRGILSSKYVQTQYAKGVAGISQYYKKDKLSVMGSYYLGRGTYYREGTDYVNYAEDKTKWISTMNRKDQNKSQNTLNFNVEYEIDSLTNVSLNYSGFFSPKSFGTYHVPTLIYNSQDIVESDYTTVNDHHSRSINNSVSFQVDRKLNKKSKLTWTSYFAGNNARKYQNVITYLNFVNQSPEENNFVTNDKSNVQLYSTQADYQWKNEKWEFESGAKYSLVKTNSQLEFSDNENGQLQYRADKSNAFDYKEYNVGLYSSLAYNPGKWNFKAGLRAEKTDLEGIVSEPYEVNKNSYWKLFPTLYAQYTTENNHQFGLSYGKRISRPSYSWLNPAKSYYNLFSYFQGDPKLKATIIHNLNFTYTWKEWNFDFYYRKEIYPSMEISYQEPSTNSLIYHFTNIEKGQAYGLSVYKNFQIKPWWSLSVSENVEHNENYFVGVDNILYKNKVWNLSSDVSTSFTLDKSSDWKLEIGHRYNSPSIQGTFRISGSSTAYLVMNKKFFNKKLDASLFFNDIFKTSKEKISTKYANQDNYFLDYRDTQSVSVSLKFNFGNQAVKNARTIKKTEEQSRL; this is translated from the coding sequence ATGGAAGGAACCATCGTAAACAGTCAAAATGAAAAACTTTCTTTGGTTTCTGTTGAAGTGTACAGTTCACAAAATATTTTGCTGAAAACACTAATAACTAATGAAAACGGAGGTTTTACGCTTGAAAATATTTCTGAGAAATCTGTGAAACTCATCATTAAAGATCTGGAATATGCTCAGCTCGAAAAAGAAGTGAATCTGGAAGAGCAGAGCCAGACTCTGAATATTGTATTGAAAAGAGAAGTGCAGGATATTCAGGAAGTGGTAGTGACCAAACAAAAACCTTTGGTAAAAAGAAAAATAGACAGACTGGAATTTAATGTGGAAAACAGTAATATTTCCTCACTCAATGCTTGGGAGATTCTCAAAAAAACACCTGGCGTTACAGCAAGCAATGATGTGCTGGCCATTAAAGGAAGCCAAAGTATTCTGGTGACCATTAATGATAAAAAAGTAATGCTGACAGGAGATGAGTTGAAAAATCTCTTGGAAAATACCCAGGGTGATGAGGTGAAATCTGTAGAAGTGATTACGAATCCACCCGCAAAATATGAAGCCTCAGGAAGTGCAGTGCTGAATATTGTCATGAAGAAAAACAAAATAGAAGGGTATCGTGGTATTCTTTCTTCCAAATATGTACAGACTCAGTATGCAAAGGGAGTAGCGGGGATTTCTCAGTATTATAAAAAAGATAAACTTTCTGTGATGGGGAGCTATTATCTTGGAAGGGGAACTTATTACCGGGAAGGGACCGACTATGTAAATTATGCAGAAGATAAAACAAAGTGGATAAGTACAATGAACCGGAAAGATCAGAATAAAAGCCAGAATACTCTTAATTTTAATGTGGAATATGAAATCGACAGTCTGACTAATGTAAGTCTTAATTACTCAGGTTTTTTTAGTCCGAAATCTTTTGGAACGTATCATGTTCCCACGTTAATTTACAACAGTCAGGATATTGTAGAATCTGATTATACAACAGTCAATGATCATCATTCGCGTTCTATTAATAATTCGGTGAGCTTCCAGGTTGATAGAAAATTAAATAAGAAAAGTAAGCTGACCTGGACGAGTTATTTCGCGGGGAATAATGCCCGGAAATATCAGAATGTAATCACTTATCTCAACTTTGTCAATCAATCTCCCGAAGAGAATAACTTTGTCACCAATGATAAAAGTAATGTTCAGTTGTATTCTACCCAGGCAGATTATCAGTGGAAAAATGAAAAATGGGAATTTGAATCCGGTGCCAAATACAGTCTTGTAAAAACCAATAGCCAGTTGGAATTTTCTGATAATGAAAATGGACAGCTGCAATACAGAGCAGATAAGAGTAATGCTTTTGATTATAAAGAATATAATGTTGGACTTTATTCTTCATTGGCTTACAATCCTGGAAAATGGAATTTTAAAGCGGGACTTCGCGCAGAAAAAACAGACCTTGAAGGAATTGTTTCAGAACCTTATGAGGTGAATAAAAATAGCTACTGGAAACTGTTTCCAACATTATATGCCCAATATACCACGGAAAATAATCATCAGTTCGGGTTGTCTTATGGAAAACGCATCAGCAGGCCATCCTATTCATGGCTGAATCCTGCCAAGTCTTATTATAACCTGTTTTCCTATTTTCAGGGCGATCCTAAGCTGAAGGCGACTATTATTCATAATCTCAACTTTACATATACCTGGAAAGAGTGGAATTTCGATTTTTATTACCGAAAAGAAATATATCCTTCCATGGAAATCTCTTATCAGGAACCAAGCACCAACAGTCTCATCTATCATTTCACGAATATCGAAAAAGGTCAGGCTTATGGATTGAGTGTGTATAAAAACTTTCAGATCAAACCCTGGTGGAGCCTGAGTGTTTCTGAAAACGTGGAGCATAACGAAAACTATTTTGTAGGAGTGGATAATATATTGTACAAAAATAAAGTCTGGAATTTGTCTTCAGATGTTTCTACAAGCTTCACTTTGGATAAAAGCAGTGACTGGAAGCTGGAAATAGGGCACAGATACAATTCACCTTCCATACAGGGAACTTTCAGGATCTCTGGCTCGTCAACGGCTTATCTGGTGATGAACAAAAAGTTCTTTAACAAAAAATTGGATGCAAGTCTTTTCTTTAATGATATTTTTAAAACATCTAAGGAAAAAATCAGTACAAAATATGCCAATCAGGATAATTATTTTCTGGATTACCGCGATACCCAAAGTGTTTCCGTTTCCTTGAAATTCAATTTTGGAAATCAGGCTGTGAAAAATGCCAGGACCATAAAGAAAACAGAAGAACAAAGCAGATTGTAA